A genomic stretch from Zeimonas sediminis includes:
- a CDS encoding YybH family protein, with protein sequence MRRTPLFDTAESVEEAFYDAMRRGDLPAMMSLWSSDDEVVCIHPGSARLTGLDAIRASWESIFSGGGVAVRTRDAVVQSSGVVSVHNLVEQVTITGRMGSQVVECVVTNVYAKTAAGWRIVLHHGSPAAEVEPSAPAGAVLH encoded by the coding sequence ATGCGCCGCACCCCCTTGTTCGACACCGCAGAATCGGTCGAAGAGGCTTTCTACGACGCGATGCGACGCGGCGACCTGCCGGCGATGATGAGCCTCTGGTCGAGCGACGACGAGGTCGTCTGCATCCATCCGGGCAGCGCACGGCTGACCGGACTCGACGCGATCCGCGCCTCGTGGGAATCGATCTTCTCGGGCGGAGGCGTGGCCGTGCGCACGCGCGACGCGGTCGTGCAGAGCAGCGGCGTCGTCTCGGTGCACAACCTGGTCGAGCAGGTCACGATCACCGGCCGGATGGGCAGCCAGGTCGTCGAGTGCGTGGTCACCAACGTCTACGCGAAGACCGCGGCCGGCTGGCGGATCGTGCTGCACCACGGCTCGCCCGCCGCCGAGGTCGAGCCCTCCGCGCCGGCCGGCGCCGTGCTGCACTGA
- a CDS encoding branched-chain amino acid transaminase: MSMADRDGLIWYDGKMVDWRDAKLHVLTHSLHYGMGVFEGVRAYKTDAGSTAVFRLAEHTRRLFNSAKIFQMKLPFSFDEIVQAQKDVVKANKLESCYIRPIAWIGSEKLGVSPRGNTIHVAIAAWAWGAYLGEEGLAKGIRVKTSSFTRHHVNVSLVRAKASGYYINSILANQEVTAHGYDEALLLDTEGYVSEGAGENVFIVKDGVLYTPDLASCLDGITRNSVIQIAKDQGIEVREKRITRDEMYCADEAFFTGTAAEVTPIRELDDRPIGEGRRGPVTEKLQSTFFDIVAGRNPKYAGWLSPV; this comes from the coding sequence ATGTCGATGGCCGACCGCGACGGTCTGATCTGGTACGACGGCAAGATGGTCGATTGGCGCGACGCCAAGCTTCACGTGCTGACCCACTCGCTGCACTACGGGATGGGAGTCTTCGAGGGCGTGCGCGCCTACAAGACCGACGCCGGCAGCACCGCGGTCTTCCGGCTGGCCGAGCACACGCGCCGGCTGTTCAACTCGGCCAAGATCTTCCAGATGAAGCTGCCCTTCTCGTTCGACGAGATCGTGCAGGCGCAGAAGGACGTGGTGAAGGCCAACAAGCTCGAGTCCTGCTACATCCGCCCGATCGCCTGGATCGGCTCGGAGAAGCTGGGCGTTTCGCCGCGGGGCAACACGATCCACGTGGCGATCGCGGCCTGGGCCTGGGGCGCCTACCTCGGCGAGGAAGGCCTGGCCAAGGGCATCCGCGTCAAGACCTCGTCGTTCACCCGGCACCACGTCAACGTGTCGCTGGTGCGCGCCAAGGCGAGCGGCTACTACATCAACTCGATCCTGGCCAACCAGGAGGTCACCGCCCACGGTTACGACGAGGCCCTGCTGCTCGACACCGAGGGCTACGTGTCCGAGGGCGCCGGCGAGAACGTCTTCATCGTGAAGGACGGCGTGCTGTACACGCCCGACCTGGCCTCCTGCCTCGACGGCATCACCCGCAACTCGGTGATCCAGATCGCGAAGGACCAGGGCATCGAGGTGCGCGAGAAGCGGATCACCCGCGACGAGATGTACTGCGCCGACGAGGCCTTCTTCACCGGCACCGCCGCCGAGGTCACGCCGATCCGCGAGCTCGACGACCGCCCGATCGGCGAAGGCCGTCGCGGCCCGGTCACCGAGAAGCTGCAGTCCACCTTCTTCGACATCGTGGCCGGGCGCAACCCGAAGTACGCCGGCTGGCTGTCGCCGGTCTGA
- a CDS encoding chloride channel protein: protein MGSDDPSDPRAARPRRARVAAALRSALDDFRLYLSRADALVGLSLLGVAAGLVTGVVIVAFRMLTEWSLVLAGLLPNAERFELLAWEWRLGLPIAGGLAIGLLFRLFAVGARQVGPVHVMAQLAAHGGRMPWRNALLQFVGGALSIVSGHSVGREGPVIHVGAASASLLGQWMGLPNNSIRTLVACGVAGAIAASFNTPIAGVVFAMEVVMLEYTLLGFAPVILAAVTATSLSRLVYGPDPAFAVPELHLVSLLELPWIVLLGVVIGCMAAAYVAGVRRVDERFRHLPLVLRTTLAGAICGLCALVAPEIMGLGYDTVQLTLIGGIGLGALVVIAATKLVATIACGGLGLPGGLIGPMIVMGATAGGALGVVGHAIVPDASASAAFYAALGMVAMMGASLQAPLAALMAILELTANPNTMLPGMVAVITAFLVARVVFRQDPMFVSILRSRGMDFRFDPVAQALERTGVGAVMSRRFVAVEQGADEAALQRALSGRPDWLLVVKGDEVVGALRAADLPALSGQDVDEATPWSLPDVLPAFATVDLNATLREARAALEKSRADVVLVCGGRQPRRNRVYGLLGRATIDQGAGQGF from the coding sequence TTGGGTTCCGACGACCCTTCCGACCCTCGCGCGGCGCGGCCGCGGCGGGCGCGCGTCGCCGCGGCGCTGCGCTCGGCCCTCGACGATTTTCGTCTCTACCTGTCGCGAGCCGACGCGCTGGTCGGGCTGTCGCTGCTCGGCGTGGCGGCCGGGCTCGTGACCGGCGTCGTCATCGTCGCCTTCCGGATGCTCACCGAGTGGAGCCTGGTGCTGGCCGGCCTGCTGCCGAACGCCGAGCGCTTCGAGCTGCTCGCCTGGGAGTGGCGGCTGGGCCTGCCGATCGCGGGCGGGCTCGCGATCGGGCTGCTGTTCAGGCTGTTCGCGGTGGGCGCGCGCCAGGTCGGCCCGGTGCACGTGATGGCGCAACTGGCGGCGCACGGCGGTCGCATGCCCTGGCGCAACGCGCTGCTGCAGTTCGTGGGCGGCGCGCTGTCGATCGTGTCCGGCCATTCGGTCGGCCGCGAGGGACCGGTGATCCACGTGGGCGCGGCCAGCGCGAGCCTGCTGGGCCAGTGGATGGGCCTGCCGAACAACAGCATCCGCACGCTGGTCGCCTGCGGCGTGGCCGGCGCGATCGCCGCGTCGTTCAACACGCCGATCGCCGGCGTGGTGTTCGCGATGGAGGTCGTGATGCTCGAGTACACGCTGCTCGGCTTCGCGCCGGTGATCCTGGCGGCGGTCACCGCGACCTCGCTCAGCCGGCTCGTCTACGGCCCCGACCCGGCCTTCGCGGTGCCCGAGCTGCACCTGGTCTCGCTGCTCGAGCTTCCCTGGATCGTGCTGCTCGGCGTTGTCATCGGCTGCATGGCGGCGGCGTACGTGGCCGGCGTGCGTCGCGTCGACGAGCGCTTCCGCCACCTGCCGCTGGTGTTGAGGACCACGCTCGCCGGCGCCATCTGCGGGCTGTGCGCGCTGGTCGCGCCGGAGATCATGGGGCTCGGCTACGACACGGTTCAGCTCACGCTGATCGGCGGCATCGGCCTGGGGGCGCTGGTCGTCATCGCCGCGACCAAGCTGGTGGCCACGATCGCCTGCGGCGGGCTGGGCCTGCCCGGCGGGCTGATCGGCCCGATGATCGTGATGGGCGCCACCGCCGGCGGCGCGCTGGGCGTCGTCGGCCATGCGATCGTTCCCGACGCGAGCGCGTCGGCGGCCTTCTACGCCGCGCTCGGCATGGTGGCGATGATGGGCGCGAGCCTGCAGGCGCCGCTGGCCGCACTGATGGCGATCCTGGAGCTGACCGCGAACCCGAACACGATGCTGCCGGGCATGGTGGCGGTGATCACCGCCTTCCTTGTCGCGCGCGTGGTCTTCCGGCAGGACCCGATGTTCGTGTCGATCCTGCGTTCGCGCGGCATGGACTTCCGCTTCGATCCGGTGGCGCAGGCGCTCGAGCGCACCGGCGTCGGCGCGGTGATGAGCCGGCGCTTCGTCGCGGTGGAGCAGGGGGCGGACGAGGCGGCGCTGCAGCGGGCGCTCTCGGGCCGTCCCGACTGGCTGCTGGTGGTCAAGGGCGATGAGGTCGTCGGCGCGCTCAGGGCGGCGGACCTGCCCGCGCTCTCGGGTCAGGACGTCGACGAGGCAACGCCCTGGTCGCTGCCCGACGTGCTGCCCGCGTTCGCCACCGTCGACCTGAACGCCACCCTGCGCGAGGCGCGCGCCGCGCTGGAGAAGTCGCGCGCCGACGTCGTGCTCGTCTGCGGCGGCAGGCAGCCCCGCAGGAACCGGGTCTACGGGCTGCTCGGCCGCGCGACGATCGATCAGGGGGCAGGACAGGGATTCTGA
- the waaF gene encoding lipopolysaccharide heptosyltransferase II → MLTLIVAPNWIGDAVMAQPLLATLRRQQPEQRIHALCPPHIAPVFAAMPEVDSVVESPNVHGKLDLAARWRLGRALRASGYDRAIVLPNSAKSALVPWFAGIPERIGYRGEARSLLLNRVHEDRPGRRGQASGSGRGPGAGSGRGPRASGARGAPERPPMVEHYAALAWAPGQAPEGPAPDPRLAIDPALARAARERLGLPIDAPLYALCPGAEYGPAKRWPARHYAALAGLIRADEPAAAVVVLGGPKDRPVGDEIAALARTPVRNLCGETTLAEAMALLSQAAGVASNDSGLMHVAAAFDRPMVALFGSSDPRHTPPRSRHARVEWLHLDCSPCFERECPFGHLDCLERIEPARAMRSLKDAMEG, encoded by the coding sequence ATGCTCACGCTGATCGTCGCCCCGAACTGGATCGGCGACGCGGTGATGGCCCAGCCGCTGCTGGCGACACTGCGGCGGCAGCAGCCCGAGCAGCGCATCCATGCGCTGTGCCCGCCGCACATCGCCCCGGTCTTCGCCGCGATGCCCGAGGTCGACTCGGTCGTCGAATCGCCCAACGTCCACGGAAAGCTCGACCTGGCCGCCCGCTGGCGGCTGGGCCGCGCGCTGCGGGCGAGCGGCTACGACCGCGCGATCGTGCTGCCCAACTCGGCCAAGTCGGCGCTGGTGCCCTGGTTCGCCGGAATCCCCGAACGGATCGGCTATCGGGGCGAGGCGCGCAGCCTGCTGCTGAACCGGGTCCACGAGGACCGGCCGGGCCGGCGCGGCCAAGCCTCGGGCAGCGGGCGCGGCCCAGGGGCGGGCAGCGGGCGCGGCCCGCGGGCGAGCGGCGCGCGCGGCGCCCCGGAGCGGCCGCCGATGGTCGAGCACTACGCCGCGCTGGCCTGGGCGCCCGGCCAGGCCCCCGAAGGCCCCGCGCCGGACCCTCGCCTGGCGATCGACCCGGCGCTCGCGCGCGCCGCCCGGGAGCGCCTGGGCCTTCCGATCGACGCGCCGCTGTACGCGCTCTGCCCGGGCGCCGAATACGGCCCGGCCAAGCGCTGGCCGGCCCGGCACTACGCGGCACTGGCCGGGCTGATCCGGGCCGACGAACCGGCCGCGGCGGTCGTCGTGCTCGGCGGCCCGAAGGACCGGCCGGTCGGCGACGAGATCGCGGCGCTCGCTCGAACGCCGGTGCGCAACCTGTGCGGAGAGACCACGCTGGCCGAGGCGATGGCGCTGCTCTCGCAGGCAGCCGGCGTGGCGTCGAACGACTCCGGCCTGATGCACGTGGCGGCCGCCTTCGACCGGCCGATGGTCGCGCTGTTCGGGTCCTCGGACCCTCGGCACACGCCGCCGCGGTCCCGGCACGCCCGGGTCGAGTGGCTGCATCTCGACTGCAGCCCCTGCTTCGAACGAGAATGCCCGTTCGGGCATCTCGACTGCCTCGAGCGGATCGAGCCCGCGCGGGCGATGCGCTCGCTCAAAGATGCAATGGAAGGCTGA
- a CDS encoding hydrolase, whose amino-acid sequence MPGSEGYRPPGWLRGAHLQTIWPAKLAPRPRVRYRRERWDTPDGDFIDVDWLADDRADDARPLVVLFHGLEGDSDSHYARALMAAARRRGWRGAVAHFRGCSGEPNRLPRAYHSGDSDEIDWVLRRFSALHARGAPLHAVGISLGGNALLKWLGERGESAGFVRSAVAVSPPQDLAAGAQALARGFNRVYTANFLATLKRKSLLQLERHPGLFDRARVIAARDFFDFDDAVTAPLHGFAGARDYWRRSSCRPLLGGIRVPTAIVHALNDPFLPARALAGPTDVSREVRLDYSPEGGHVGFVTGAPPGRLDWLPARILEHLDG is encoded by the coding sequence ATGCCGGGGAGCGAGGGCTACCGGCCGCCTGGCTGGCTGCGCGGCGCCCATCTGCAGACGATCTGGCCGGCAAAGCTCGCGCCCAGGCCGCGCGTGCGCTACCGGCGCGAGCGCTGGGACACGCCCGACGGCGACTTCATCGACGTCGACTGGCTGGCCGACGACCGGGCCGACGACGCGCGGCCGCTGGTCGTCCTGTTCCACGGACTCGAAGGCGATTCGGACAGTCACTACGCCCGCGCGCTGATGGCCGCCGCTCGCCGCCGGGGCTGGCGCGGCGCGGTCGCGCACTTTCGCGGCTGCAGCGGGGAGCCGAACCGCCTGCCGCGCGCCTACCACTCGGGCGACTCCGACGAGATCGACTGGGTCCTGCGGCGTTTCTCGGCGCTGCACGCGCGGGGCGCGCCGCTGCACGCGGTGGGCATCTCGCTGGGCGGCAACGCGCTGCTCAAGTGGCTCGGCGAGCGCGGCGAGTCGGCCGGATTCGTCCGCTCGGCCGTCGCCGTGTCGCCGCCGCAGGACCTGGCGGCCGGCGCGCAGGCGCTGGCGCGAGGCTTCAACCGCGTGTACACCGCCAACTTCCTGGCGACCCTGAAACGCAAGAGCCTGCTGCAGCTGGAGCGCCATCCGGGCCTGTTCGACCGCGCGCGGGTGATTGCGGCGCGCGACTTCTTCGACTTCGACGACGCGGTGACCGCGCCGCTGCACGGCTTCGCCGGCGCGCGCGACTACTGGCGGCGTTCGTCCTGCAGGCCGCTGCTCGGCGGCATCCGGGTGCCGACCGCGATCGTCCACGCGCTGAACGACCCCTTCCTGCCCGCGCGGGCGCTTGCCGGGCCGACGGATGTCTCTCGCGAGGTCAGGCTCGACTACTCGCCCGAGGGCGGGCACGTCGGCTTCGTGACCGGCGCGCCGCCCGGCCGGCTCGACTGGCTGCCGGCGCGCATCCTGGAGCACCTCGATGGATGA
- a CDS encoding zinc-finger domain-containing protein: MSAATESPAVVEVEGKDLPVHCPNPKMPVWSSHPRVFLDIVHTGEAKCPYCGTLYRLRPGTVIKGHH; encoded by the coding sequence ATGTCCGCCGCCACCGAAAGCCCCGCCGTCGTCGAGGTCGAGGGCAAGGACCTTCCGGTCCACTGCCCGAACCCGAAGATGCCGGTCTGGTCGTCGCACCCGCGCGTGTTCCTCGACATCGTCCACACCGGCGAGGCCAAGTGCCCGTACTGCGGCACGCTGTACCGGCTGCGCCCGGGCACGGTGATCAAGGGCCATCACTGA
- a CDS encoding AzlD domain-containing protein yields the protein MSAPISLPAFEIWTTILMLALVIVGLRNAFLVLPRDWLPRGTLERALRYAPLAALVALLAPELAQPILRAPGFSWAGFVDPRVLSAVVVIVVSRVTRNALAALAAGVAAFFALG from the coding sequence ATGAGCGCGCCGATCTCGCTTCCGGCCTTCGAGATCTGGACCACGATCCTGATGCTCGCGCTGGTCATCGTCGGCCTGCGCAACGCCTTCCTGGTGCTGCCGCGCGACTGGCTGCCGCGCGGCACGCTGGAGCGCGCGCTGCGCTACGCGCCGCTGGCCGCGCTGGTCGCGCTGCTGGCACCCGAGCTGGCCCAGCCGATCCTGCGTGCCCCCGGTTTCTCGTGGGCGGGCTTCGTCGATCCGCGCGTGCTGTCGGCAGTCGTGGTGATCGTCGTCAGCCGCGTCACCCGCAACGCGCTGGCCGCGCTGGCCGCCGGGGTCGCGGCCTTCTTCGCGCTCGGCTGA
- a CDS encoding M48 family metalloprotease: MAALVAAALALAPPLGLAQPAPSAANLPRLGDAAADELSPAMERRIGEQIVRDMHRERVIADDPEITDWLNDFAERLASTTTAAGHSLELFLVRDGTLNAFALPGGFIGVHSGLIVAAQSESELASVVAHEIGHVTQRHIARMLARDRQTSVVMLASLVLAALAASSNPQAAMGVASLGSTIARQQMLGFSRDAEREADRIGLDMLIEGGYDANGMVGFLGRLQQAGRLYENGAPDYLRTHPVTSERMADIQNRLRDTRYRQRPDSTEFLLVQARLRALADGSVDALARAAATFERQLRNRTVNEAAGWFGLATVRNAQRDPDGARAALAEVRSRIGPHPFVERLAAQIELDAGLPGRARAIAEAALAQQPSNRALIRVRAQALLAAGRHRDAADALGKAVEIHRGDATLWRLLAEAWSGAGDPARAHRASAEHFALLGGLPAAIEQLRRARQAGTLDFYTGSQVDARLRELQQEYLREREERERQ, translated from the coding sequence ATGGCCGCGCTGGTCGCGGCCGCGCTCGCGCTCGCGCCTCCGCTCGGGCTCGCGCAGCCGGCGCCGTCGGCGGCCAACCTGCCGCGGCTCGGCGACGCCGCCGCCGACGAGCTGTCGCCGGCCATGGAGCGTCGCATCGGGGAACAGATCGTCCGCGACATGCACCGCGAGCGCGTGATCGCCGACGATCCCGAGATCACCGACTGGCTTAACGACTTCGCCGAGCGGCTGGCCTCGACGACGACGGCCGCCGGCCACAGCCTGGAGCTGTTCCTGGTGCGCGACGGCACGCTGAACGCCTTCGCGCTGCCCGGCGGCTTCATCGGCGTGCACAGCGGGCTGATCGTGGCCGCGCAGAGCGAGTCGGAGCTCGCGTCGGTGGTCGCGCACGAGATCGGCCACGTGACCCAGCGCCACATCGCGCGAATGCTCGCCCGCGACCGCCAGACCTCGGTGGTCATGCTCGCCTCGCTGGTGCTCGCCGCGCTGGCGGCGAGCTCGAACCCGCAGGCCGCGATGGGCGTGGCCTCGCTGGGCAGCACGATCGCGCGCCAGCAGATGCTCGGATTCTCGCGCGACGCCGAGCGCGAGGCCGACCGGATCGGCCTCGACATGCTGATCGAGGGAGGCTACGACGCCAACGGCATGGTCGGCTTCCTGGGCAGACTGCAGCAGGCAGGCCGGCTGTACGAGAACGGCGCGCCGGATTACCTGCGCACCCATCCGGTCACTTCCGAGCGGATGGCCGACATCCAGAACCGCCTGCGCGACACCCGCTACCGGCAGCGGCCCGACAGCACCGAGTTCCTGCTGGTGCAGGCCAGGCTGCGCGCGCTGGCCGACGGCAGCGTCGACGCGCTGGCCCGCGCGGCCGCCACCTTCGAGCGGCAGCTGCGCAATCGCACCGTGAACGAGGCGGCGGGCTGGTTCGGCCTGGCCACCGTGCGCAACGCGCAGCGCGACCCCGATGGCGCGCGCGCGGCGCTGGCCGAGGTGCGCAGCCGCATCGGGCCGCATCCCTTCGTCGAGCGGCTAGCCGCCCAGATCGAGCTCGACGCAGGCCTGCCGGGCAGGGCCCGCGCGATCGCCGAGGCCGCGCTCGCCCAGCAGCCGTCCAACCGGGCGCTGATCCGGGTCAGGGCGCAGGCGCTGCTCGCGGCCGGCCGCCACCGCGACGCGGCCGACGCGCTCGGCAAGGCGGTCGAGATCCATCGCGGCGACGCGACGCTGTGGCGGCTGCTGGCCGAGGCCTGGAGCGGCGCCGGCGATCCGGCGCGCGCGCACAGGGCGTCGGCCGAGCACTTCGCGCTGCTCGGCGGCCTGCCGGCCGCGATCGAGCAGCTCAGGCGCGCACGGCAGGCGGGCACGCTCGACTTCTACACCGGCTCGCAGGTCGATGCGCGCCTTCGCGAGCTGCAGCAGGAATACCTGCGCGAGCGGGAAGAGCGCGAGCGGCAGTAG
- a CDS encoding AzlC family ABC transporter permease has protein sequence MSRRQRRAPAPGVARIRRQHRRQALRAILPSAFGTGSWGLIAGIAMVQSGLTLPQAIGMSLLVYSGTTQLAALPLMAAGASQAMIALTAILTGLRFIVYSASVSRDIGRLPLPKRLMWGYLMSDSGMAVYQMRRARETPPQRIFLYMSYNAPVWVAWHLGSLAGIGLAAALPADPRYAWLGILAVLVITVPMVASRAAIGAAAASAFVAIVGWHWPWRLGMFLAILAGVAAALAIERFVGRPDPGVQPR, from the coding sequence GTGAGCCGCCGGCAACGGCGGGCGCCTGCGCCCGGCGTGGCGCGGATCAGGCGGCAGCACCGGCGGCAGGCCCTGCGCGCGATCCTGCCCTCGGCCTTCGGCACCGGCAGCTGGGGGCTGATCGCGGGCATCGCGATGGTCCAGTCCGGGCTCACACTGCCGCAGGCGATCGGGATGTCGCTGCTCGTCTACTCGGGCACCACCCAGCTCGCGGCGCTGCCGCTGATGGCGGCCGGCGCCTCGCAGGCGATGATCGCGCTGACCGCGATCCTCACCGGCCTGCGCTTCATCGTCTACAGCGCCTCGGTGTCGCGCGACATCGGCCGGTTGCCCTTGCCGAAGCGGCTGATGTGGGGCTACCTGATGAGCGACTCCGGCATGGCCGTCTACCAGATGCGGCGGGCGCGGGAGACGCCGCCGCAGCGGATCTTCCTGTACATGAGCTACAACGCGCCGGTGTGGGTCGCCTGGCACCTCGGCTCGCTGGCGGGCATCGGCCTGGCGGCCGCCCTGCCGGCCGATCCGCGCTACGCCTGGCTGGGGATCCTGGCGGTTCTGGTGATCACGGTGCCGATGGTCGCGTCGCGCGCGGCAATCGGCGCGGCCGCCGCGAGCGCCTTCGTGGCGATCGTCGGCTGGCACTGGCCGTGGCGGCTCGGCATGTTCCTCGCGATCCTGGCCGGCGTCGCGGCGGCGCTGGCGATCGAGCGCTTCGTCGGCCGGCCCGACCCCGGGGTGCAGCCGCGATGA
- a CDS encoding GNAT family N-acetyltransferase → MQQAGDNDGIGIDATDGIVLIRNANTTIGYCRFDDAGDIEYIFVNPMYRRRGHGTRLVDEVRRLTGGACRPLEPISPLGRRFFGLPPEAGQAGDRQQPAQNPCPAP, encoded by the coding sequence ATGCAGCAAGCGGGCGACAACGACGGCATCGGGATCGACGCGACCGACGGGATCGTGTTGATCCGGAATGCCAACACGACGATCGGCTATTGCCGCTTCGACGACGCGGGCGACATCGAGTACATCTTCGTCAACCCGATGTACCGGCGCCGGGGACACGGCACGCGGCTGGTCGACGAAGTCCGCCGCCTGACCGGCGGCGCATGCAGGCCCCTGGAGCCGATCTCGCCGCTGGGCCGGCGATTCTTCGGCCTGCCCCCTGAAGCCGGGCAGGCCGGCGACCGCCAGCAGCCGGCTCAGAATCCCTGTCCTGCCCCCTGA
- the moaC gene encoding cyclic pyranopterin monophosphate synthase MoaC, translating to MKQTLTHFDAAGHAHMVDIADKAVTHRVAVARGTILMKPETLALVRSGTAKKGDVIGIARIAAIQGAKRTADLIPLCHPIPITRVAVDFEIDEAASAVHCTATVECDGKTGVEMEALTAVQVGLLTVYDMCKAADRGMTMTDVRLMEKHGGKSGSFVAGE from the coding sequence ATGAAACAGACACTTACCCATTTCGATGCGGCCGGCCACGCGCACATGGTCGACATCGCCGACAAGGCGGTCACCCACAGGGTGGCCGTGGCCCGCGGCACCATACTGATGAAGCCCGAGACGCTGGCGCTGGTCAGGAGCGGCACCGCCAAGAAGGGCGACGTGATCGGCATCGCCCGGATCGCCGCGATCCAGGGCGCCAAGCGCACCGCCGACCTGATCCCGCTGTGCCACCCGATCCCGATCACCCGGGTCGCGGTGGACTTCGAGATCGACGAAGCCGCCAGCGCGGTCCACTGCACCGCCACCGTCGAGTGCGACGGCAAGACCGGCGTCGAGATGGAGGCGCTGACCGCGGTGCAGGTCGGCCTGCTCACCGTCTACGACATGTGCAAGGCCGCCGACCGCGGCATGACGATGACCGACGTGCGGCTGATGGAGAAGCACGGCGGCAAGAGCGGGAGCTTCGTGGCGGGGGAGTGA
- a CDS encoding MFS transporter, which produces MFANLRFQVGLLALMQALLFTNNVTLVAVNGLAGLSLADNKLLATLPVTGYVLGGAFWAMPAAAFMRRFGRRAGYTLGSMVAIGGAALGWFALTVGSLWLLCLATFVCGLYNAFGASLRFAAADVADAYRPDFKARAISLVITGGIAGGIIGPTLSTWSRGWLPAQFAGTYLTLVGFAILSMLLAQLLRLPVSKQAAAAGAEAARPLAEILRQPACWVAIVCAALGYGVMNLLMVATPLAMEVCSLPYEAAAFVISWHVVGMFAPGLFTGALIARFGTLQIVVTGCLLMLACVGIALSGVELMHFTSALILLGIGWNFMYTGGTALLTSAYRPSEKNRVQGFMDLCVFGVMVTSSASSGALLFVNGWSILNLLSLPAVLFVLAAVLWLGTREGWRLGRTLPKAVAA; this is translated from the coding sequence ATGTTCGCCAATCTCAGATTCCAGGTCGGCCTGCTTGCCCTGATGCAGGCGCTGCTGTTCACCAACAACGTGACGCTGGTCGCGGTCAACGGCCTGGCCGGGCTCAGCCTCGCCGACAACAAGCTGCTGGCCACGCTGCCGGTCACCGGTTACGTGCTGGGCGGCGCCTTCTGGGCGATGCCGGCGGCCGCGTTCATGCGCCGCTTCGGCCGCCGCGCCGGCTACACCCTGGGCTCGATGGTCGCGATCGGCGGCGCCGCGCTGGGCTGGTTCGCGCTGACCGTGGGCAGCCTGTGGCTGCTCTGCCTGGCCACCTTCGTGTGCGGGCTGTACAACGCCTTCGGCGCAAGCCTGCGCTTCGCCGCCGCCGACGTCGCCGACGCCTACCGGCCCGACTTCAAGGCGCGGGCGATCTCGCTGGTCATCACCGGCGGCATCGCCGGCGGAATCATCGGCCCCACGCTGTCGACCTGGTCGCGCGGCTGGCTGCCCGCCCAGTTCGCGGGCACCTACCTCACGCTGGTCGGCTTCGCGATCCTGTCGATGCTGCTGGCCCAGTTGCTCAGGCTGCCGGTCTCGAAGCAGGCGGCAGCCGCCGGCGCCGAGGCGGCGCGGCCGCTGGCCGAGATCCTTCGCCAGCCGGCCTGCTGGGTCGCGATCGTCTGCGCGGCGCTCGGCTACGGCGTGATGAACCTGCTGATGGTCGCCACGCCGCTGGCCATGGAGGTCTGCAGCCTGCCCTACGAGGCGGCCGCCTTCGTGATCTCGTGGCACGTGGTCGGCATGTTCGCGCCGGGCCTGTTCACCGGCGCGCTGATCGCGCGCTTCGGTACGCTGCAGATCGTGGTGACCGGTTGCCTGCTGATGCTGGCCTGCGTGGGGATCGCGTTGTCGGGCGTCGAGCTGATGCACTTCACCTCGGCGCTGATCCTGCTCGGCATCGGCTGGAACTTCATGTACACCGGCGGCACCGCGCTGCTCACGTCGGCCTACCGTCCCTCCGAGAAGAACCGGGTCCAGGGCTTCATGGATCTCTGCGTGTTCGGCGTGATGGTCACGTCGTCGGCCAGCTCCGGGGCCTTGCTCTTCGTGAACGGCTGGTCGATCCTGAACCTGCTTTCCTTGCCTGCGGTCCTGTTCGTGCTGGCCGCCGTGCTGTGGCTCGGAACGCGCGAGGGCTGGAGGCTGGGCCGCACCCTGCCCAAGGCCGTGGCGGCGTGA
- a CDS encoding DUF2946 family protein, producing MDEQVLKAMARWPNVPAVHGWLRLDRRGGWHLVDRGRPGFDESRDRAGSPITSPPIVDFIHRNYTHDESGRWYWQNGPQRVYVDLDCAPLVFRVFGEGRDARLVAHTGEPVSRVDAAWTGPAGEILLATDIGPGVVHDLDLGALEIHEGAGGLELALGERRLALGETEDPPRALGFAARPRP from the coding sequence ATGGATGAGCAGGTCCTGAAGGCGATGGCCCGTTGGCCGAACGTGCCGGCGGTCCACGGCTGGCTGCGGCTCGACCGCCGCGGCGGCTGGCATCTGGTCGACCGCGGCCGGCCCGGCTTCGACGAGTCGCGCGATCGCGCCGGCAGCCCGATCACCAGTCCGCCGATCGTCGACTTCATCCACCGCAACTACACGCACGACGAGAGCGGCCGGTGGTACTGGCAGAACGGGCCGCAGCGCGTGTACGTCGACCTCGACTGCGCGCCACTGGTCTTCCGGGTGTTCGGCGAAGGCCGCGACGCGCGGCTGGTCGCGCACACCGGCGAGCCGGTGTCGCGCGTGGATGCCGCCTGGACCGGACCGGCCGGGGAGATCCTGCTGGCCACCGACATCGGGCCGGGGGTGGTGCACGACCTGGACCTCGGGGCGCTGGAGATTCACGAGGGCGCAGGCGGGCTCGAGCTGGCGCTCGGCGAGCGGCGCCTCGCTCTCGGGGAGACCGAAGATCCGCCGCGCGCGCTGGGCTTCGCGGCGCGTCCGCGTCCGTAG